Proteins found in one Quercus robur chromosome 2, dhQueRobu3.1, whole genome shotgun sequence genomic segment:
- the LOC126712118 gene encoding ent-kaurene oxidase, chloroplastic-like: MANITHFLQDFQATPFATSFAVGGLSLLISFFFIRGFRSTKKNEYSKLPPVPVVPGLPVVGNLLQLKEKKPYKTFLRWAEIHGPIYSIRTGASTMVVLNSTHVAKEAMVTRFSSISTRKLSKALELLTSNKSMVATSDYNEFHKMVKKYIIAELLGANAQKRHRIHRDTLIENVSNKLHAHIKNSPLQAVNFRKIFESELFGLAMKQALGYDVESLFVEELGTTLSREEIFNVLVSDMLKGAIEVDWRDFFPYLKWIPNKCFEMKIQRLASRRQAVMNSIVKEQKKRIASGKGENCYLNYLLSEVKTLTEKQISILAWETIIETADTTVVTTEWAMYELAKSPNQQDRLYQEIQNVCGTDKITEEHLSKLPYLSAVFHETLRKHSPSPLVPLRYTHEDTQIGGYYVPAGTEIAVNIYGCNMDKNQWETPEEWKPERFLDKKYDPMDMYKTMSFGSGKRVCAGSLQASLIACTSIGRLVQEFEWRLKDGEVENVDTLGLTTHKLYPMQAILKPRN, encoded by the exons ATGGCCAACATAACTCATTTTCTTCAAGATTTCCAAGCAACGCCCTTTGCAACCTCTTTTGCTGTTGGTGGTCTCTCTTTGcttatttccttcttcttcataCGAGGATTTCGTTCAACCAAGAAGAATGAATATTCCAAACTCCCTCCTGTTCCAG TGGTTCCAGGGTTGCCAGTGGTAGGAAATTTGCTGCAACTGAAGGAGAAGAAACCTTACAAGACGTTCTTAAGGTGGGCTGAGATACATGGACCAATCTATTCCATCAGAACTGGTGCTTCCACTATGGTCGTCCTCAATTCCACCCATGTTGCCAAAGAG GCTATGGTGACCAGATTTTCATCCATCTCAACAAGAAAGTTATCAAAGGCCCtagagcttctcaccagtaataAATCTATGGTTGCAACAAGTGACTACAATGAGTTTCACAAGATGgtaaagaaatatataatcGCAGAGCTTCTGGGAGCTAATGCACAG AAGCGACATCGAATCCACAGAGACACTCTGATTGAAAATGTTTCAAACAAATTACATGCTCATATAAAGAACTCTCCTCTTCAAGCTGTGAATTTCAGGAAAATATTTGAGTCTGAACTTTTTGGACTGGCAATGAAACAA GCTTTGGGATATGATGTGGAAtcactttttgtggaagagctTGGAACCACTTTGTCAAGAGAAGAGATATTTAACGTTCTAGTGTCTGACATGTTAAAGGGTGCGATTGAGGTTGATTGGAGAGATTTCTTCCCATATCTAAAATGGATTCCAAATAAGTGCTTTGAAATGAAAATTCAGAGATTGGCTTCCCGCAGACAAGCAGTGATGAATTCCATTGTCAAGGAGCAGAAGAAGCGCATTGCTTCAGGAAAG GGAGAAAATTGTTATCTCAATTACTTGTTATCTGAAGTAAAAACACTTACGGAAAAGCAAATTAGCATTTTGGCATGGGAAACTATCATCGAGACAGCAGATACTACTGTCGTTACAACAGAATGGGCCATGTATGAACTTGCTAAAAGTCCAAACCAGCAG GATCGTCTTTATCAGGAAATCCAAAATGTTTGTGGGACTGACAAGATTACTGAGGAACACTTGTCTAAGCTTCCATACTTGAGTGCTGTTTTCCATGAAACTCTGAGGAAGCACAGTCCAAGTCCATTAGTACCTTTGCGATACACACATGAAGACACCCAAATAGGAGGGTACTATGTTCCTGCAGGGACTGAG ATTGCTGTAAACATATACGGGTGTAACATGGACAAGAATCAATGGGAAACCCCTGAAGAGTGGAAGCCAGAGAGGTTTCTTGATAAGAAATACGATCCAATGGATATGTACAAGACGATGTCATTTGGAAGTGGAAAGAGAGTATGTGCAGGTTCACTTCAGGCATCGTTAATAGCATGCACATCAATAGGTAGGTTAGTACAGGAATTTGAGTGGAGGCTGAAAGATGGAGAGGTGGAAAACGTGGATACTCTTGGACTCACTACTCACAAACTCTATCCCATGCAAGCAATTCTAAAGCCTAGGAATTAA